The sequence TACGACTTCTGAAGCGCGCGGGTTTCCTGTTAACACCACTTTTTCTTGTGGGAAATATTGTTTTGTTTCTTCAAAACAAATGGCCACTTTATCGGCATAACGGCTTAAAAAAGTATTCGTCAGCCCCGGAATGCTGTTTTGTTCATGAATGATCGTTGGAATACCTAGTTTAGCTGCCGCATATACGACAGGTCCGCACACGTATCCCCCTGTGCCGAGCACAACGTCCGGTTTGTATTGTTTCAACAGTTTTTTGCATGCGCGCACACTTTTTATAAAACGTACGATCGTTTTGACGTTTTCAAATGAAAGACTACGTTTCAATCCGCTAATGTCGATCGCATGAAACGGGATGTTTTCTCTTGGAACGATCGTGCTTTCTAACCCTTTTTTTGTCCCGATATATAATACATCGACGTTCGGATGTTGTTTTTTCACTTCATGAATAAACGAAAGCGCAGGATAAATATGACCTCCTGTTCCGCCACCACTTACTACAATTTTCATCGTTTTTCCCCCTCATCAAAAGTAACAGAAGAAGCTGACTTCCGGGAAGTCAGCCTTAATATCGCGCATAACGGCTAATGTTTAACAAAACACCAATCGCCATAAGCATGAGCGTCAATGACGAGCCGCCATAACTTAAAAACGGCAACGTGATCCCCGTTACCGGCATAAGTCCGGTCACGACCCCGATATTGATCATCACTTGGATAGCCACCATCGCAATGATACCGACAGCTAAAAAGCTGCCGTACAAATCAGGCGCCCCTAAGGCGATGCGAATGCCACGCCAAAGCAGTAAACTGAAAAGAAGCAAAACGAGCGAGCCGCCAATAAAGCCAAGCTCTTCTGCTAAAATGGCAAAAATAAAGTCCGTTTGTGGCTCAGGCAAGTAAAAAAACTTTTGGCGGCTTTGTCCGAGCCCGAGCCCAAATAGCCCGCCCGGCCCGATCGCATAAAGCGATTGAATGATTTGAAAACCGCTTCCTAACGGATCTTCCCACGGGTTTAAAAATGACGTAATGCGCTTGATGCGATACGGAGCGGATAACACAAGCCCAGCAAAACCAGCCAAACCAAGCAAGCCAAGAAGAACAAAGTGGCTCATACGCGCACCAGCGACAAAAATCATGACGACGCACGTGCCGACCATGACCGTTCCCGTCCCTAAATCGGGCTGCAACATAATCATTCCGAACGCAATAAATACGAGCGTTAAAGACGGAAGTAAACCTTGTTTAAATGACGCGATTTTTTTTTGGTTTTCAGATAAATATTTCGCTAAAAACGCGATCATCGCCATTTTCATAAACTCAGATGGCTGAATGGAAAACGCACCAACACCAATCCAGCTACGTGAGCCGTTGCGCACCATGCCGATGCCCGGAATTAAGACGAGAATGAGAAGGATAAAACAAACGATAAGCAACACTTTCGCCCACGTCCGCCACGTCCAATAGTCGATGTTCATGAAAAAAAACATCGCGACGATGCCAACCCCTGCGAACAATAGTTGGCGTTTCGCAAAGAAAAACGAATCATGAAACTTGTAATCCGCCCATATGGCGCTAGCGCTATACACCATAACAAGCCCGATTGCCAACAACGAAAACGTGATGATCATTAACAAAAAATCAGGTGCAGACTTTTTTCCATGCAATGCAGAACACCTCAATTTACTTAAAATTCGTCTTATTTAAGCTTATGCACCGCATGTACAAACATGTCCCCACGCTGTTCGAAAGTTTTATATTGATCCCAACTTGCACACGCTGGGGAAAGTAAAATAATATCGCCCGGTGACGACCATTCATATGCGGCAAAAGCTGCTTGTTCCACATTATCGACACGTTTCAGTTGCTGTATTCCTGCTTCGCGCGCAACGCGCTCAATTTTTGGTGCCGTCTGCCCGAATGTAATGACGGCTTTCACATGTTTGAAGTACGGCAATAACTCATCAAACTCGTTGCCGCGGTCTAACCCACCGGCAAGTAAAATGACCGGCTCATGAAAGGCGCTTAACGCTTTTTGCGTCGCTAATATGTTTGTCGCTTTTGAGTCGTTATAAAATTTTCTTCCGTTGATTTCAGCGACAAATTGCAAGCGATGAGGAACGCCTGTAAACGTCGTTAAGACACGGCGAATCGCCTCGTTGTCTGCACCTGCTAGTTTTGTTGCTGCAACAGCCGCCAATATATTTTCGATATTATGCGCCCCGCGTAACGCCACATCTGTGACATCAATGATCCGCTCGTCATGAAAATAAATCGCTCCCTCTTTCACCGTCGCACCGTACGATAATGGCGTAGTCGCAGAAAACGGCACGTGTTGTGCGCGGCTTTTTTTCGCTAATTGCATGACGATCGGATCATCGGCGTTGACAACCGCGTAGTCTGTTTCCGTTTGGTTTTTAAAAATGTTTCCTTTCGCTTCTGCGTACGCTTCTTTCGTTCCGTGATAGTCTAAATGTGCATCAAAAATATTTAACAACACGGCGATGTGCGGACGAAAGCGAATCGTTCCGAGCAGTTGAAACGAAGATAATTCCATGACGATCACATCATCTTTTGTCGCGCGTTTCGCCACTTCGCATGCGACCGTTCCGATATTTCCTGCAATAAGCGGCCAACGTTTCGCTTCTTGTAACATGTGATAAATCAAGGTCGTCGTCGTCGTTTTTCCGTTTGAGCCTGTAATGCCGATAATAGGCGCTTTAGACGTTTCATAGGCAATTTCAACTTCCGTAATGACCGGAATTTGTTTGCCAAGCGCTTTTTGAACGAGCGCGTTTGAGTATGGAATGCCTGGGTTTTTCACGACAACATCAAATGGCTCGTCAAGTAGTTCAAGCGGATGCCCTCCGCATACGAGGCGGATGCCAAGCGCCTCTAATTCGCGTTTATCTTGCTCGCTCGGTTCATTTCGATCGTTGACGACGACATCCGCTCCTAGCTCACGAAGCCTTTTCGCCGCTGCGAATCCACTTTTCGCTAAACCTAATACAAACACTTTTTTTCCGTTATACATTATACCCACACCTCTATGTAAATTCCTAAAATGGCAAACAATAAGCCAACTGCCCAAAACGTCACGACAACACGCCACTCCGACCAGCCGATTAATTCGTAATGATGATGAATCGGGCTCATGCGAAACACGCGTTTGCCTGTCGTTTTAAACGAAATGACTTGAATAATGACGGATAACGTTTCGATGACGAACACACCGCCGATAATGACTAATAATATTTCAAGTTTCGTCAAAATGGCAATCGTCACAATCGCCCCACCAAGCGCAAGGGAACCGGTATCGCCCATAAACACTTTCGCAGGATGAGCGTTAAAAACGAGGAATCCAAGCACCGCACCGACGACAGCGACGCTAAAAATGGCGATGTCATATTGCCCTTGGTTCCATGCCAATACAGCATATGCACCAAACGCAATCGCCGCTGTACCCGCAAGCAAGCCGTCTAAGCCGTCTGTTAAATTAACTGCATTCGAGCCGCCAACAAGCATAAAAATAATAAGCAAAACATAAGCGACACCTAAATCAATGGACACGTCTGTTCCGGGAATGGAGACGACGGTTGACATGCTGTAACGTTGAAAGAAAAAGTAAAATACGAGCGCGATAAGCAATTGCCCAGCTAGTTTTTGTTTGCTCGTCAAACCGAGATTGCGCTTCATGACGACTTTAATGAAATCATCAATAAAACCGAGCAACCCATATCCGACCGTAACGAACAACAACATGTATGTGTGCGCTGTGCGTTCAAAAAATATATCGCTCATGATCCATGTGGTGATAGAAAGCGACAATAAAATCATTAACCCGCCCATCGTAGGCGTACCTGATTTTTTTTGATGAGATTTTGGTCCTTCTTCACGAATGCTTTGCCCGAATTTTAATCGTCTTAAAAACGGAATAAAAATGGGCGATAACACAACGGTAATAATAAAGGCAAGCCCCGCCGTAAACAAAATGACTTTCTCGTTCATGATCGTTGCACCTTCCTCATTTCCTATTTATCTTTTCTTCGTTGAATAGCTTCGCGTGCGACGACACGATCATCAAAATGGAACACATCTTTCCCGATGATTTGATACGTCTCATGTCCTTTTCCAGCGATTAAAATGATATCGTCTTTTTCGGCTTGCTCGATCGCATATGTAATGGCTTCTTTTCGATCGACGATACATATAACGTCTTCGGTTACGCCTTGTTTCATGTCGTTTAAAATGGCCATCGGGTCTTCCGAGCGTGGATTATCCGATGTAAAAATCGGGACATCGCCATATTTGACAGCGATTTGCGCCATTAATGGACGCTTCGTCCGATCGCGATCTCCACCGCAGCCGACGACGACAAATACACGTTTTTTCGCAAACTGTCGAATCGTCTGCAATACGTTTTCTAAACTATCTGGTGTGTGTGCATAATCGACGATGACAGTAAACGGTTGTCCGGCATCGACAACTTCAAAGCGACCGGGAACACCTTCGATATCGGCGATGGCTTCGACAATCGTAGAGAGCGGAATGTTTGAAACGAGACAAGCGCCGACTGCAGCTAACAAATTATAAACATTAAACATGCCAATAAGCTTCGTTCTCACTTGTACCGTTTCGATTGGGGTAACAAGTTGGAATGTCGTACCACTTGTAGTTATTTCAATTTGTTTCGCCATAATGTCGCTTTTATGATGAATGCCGTACGTCACAACTGTTGCGGCCGTACTTTTTTTATACTCTTCTGAGGCAGCATCGTCTGCATTCAATATCGCAAATTTTGGACGTCGGTGATCAAAACGGTTACCGAGTTGCGCAAACAACAACCCTTTCGACCAACGATAATGGTCCATCGTTTGATGATAGTCTAAATGGTCTTGCGTTAAGTTTGTAAACACCGCGACATCAAAATCGCATCCGTGTACTCTCCCCATATGTAACGCATGAGACGATACTTCCATCGCAACGACGTCCACGTGCGCATCAACCATTTTCCGAAACATGTTTTGTAAAATAAGCGATTCAGGTGTTGTATTTTTTACATCATACGTATCATCGCCAATTTTCATGTTAATCGTACCGATGAGTCCGGTTTTTTTTCCAGCGTGACGGCATATGCGTTCGATAAGATGCGTCGTCGTCGTTTTTCCGTTCGTTCCTGTTACCCCAATTAAATGAAGGTGGTGCGTCGGCTGACCGTAAAAGGCGTCGGCTAATACAGCGAGAGCACGTCGGCTATCGTTCACATAAATGACCGGTACAGGCAATGCGAGCGGTTTTTCTGCCACGACTGCAACTGCTCCGCGCGCGACAGCTTGTTCCGCAAAATCGTGTCCGTCCACTGTAAATCCTTTGATGCAAACAAATAATGAACCTTGTTTGACTTCCCTTGAATCCATTTCGATCGATGTAATCGTTGGATTTTCTGTTGCAAGTGGGGTAAAGCTATGTAAATGTTGAAGTAACGTTTGTAACTTCATACCGATCGTTCCTTTCTTTTTTTCTTATCTAAACAGAAAAAGAAGCCATGAGGATACCTTCCTCTAGGCTTTACCGTTTCGTTCCAAAATAAACCCGGATCGTCGCTCCTTCTTTCACTTTGACTCCAGGCTTCGGCGCCTGTTCAACAACCGTATCGCCTTCGCCACTACCATCTAATTTTAAGTTAAAAAGTTGCTGTTGCAAATCTTTTTTTGTTAAACCGATTAAATTTGGCACTTCTACATAGCGTGGGTCGAGCCATGTCGTTTCTTTTTCAATTTGCTGTTTGCGCGGTTTGACACCGAGCGCGCGCAAGCTATCTTCCATAATGTTTCCAACAATCGGAGCGGCGACGACACCACCAAATTGTACTGTGCCTTTCGGATTATCGACCGCCACGTATACAACAATTTGTGGATCGTCTGCTGGCGCAAAACCGATAAATGAAACGATATGGTTGTCTTTTAAATATTGACCGTCTTTCGCTTTTTGAGCTGTTCCGGTTTTACCGCCAACGCGGTAACCGTCGACAAACGCTCCCTTCCCTGTTCCTTGGGCTACCACGCTTTCGAGGGCATAACGAATTTGTTTAGACGTTTCCTCGGAAATAACCCTTCTTTTTGCTTTCGGTGTTTGTCGTTGAATTACTTCTCCTGTAACCGGATCGAGCCATTCTTTTGCGATGTATGGTTGGTATAAAATCCCTCCATTTACCGCAGCAGCGACCGCTACCACTTGTTGAATCGGTGTAACAGCTACCCCTTGACCGAAAGCAGTCGTTGCTTGTTCGACCGGTCCAACGCGATGAAGTGGGAATAAAATTCCTTTTCCTTCCCCTTGCAAATCGATGCCCGTTTTCTCACCGAAACCAAACGCGCGAATATATTCGAATAGTTTATCTTTGCCGAGTCGATCACCAAGTTCAACGAATCCCGGGTTGCACGAGTTTTGTACTACTTCTAAAAACGTTTGGTCGCCATGTCCTCCTCGCTTCCAACAATGCAACGTCGCTCCTGCCACTTTCACATGTCCTGGATCATAAAAATGTTCTTTCAATAAATCGACCTTTTTTTCTTCTAACGCTGCCGCGAGCGTAATAATTTTAAACGTGGATCCCGGTTCATACGTGCTCCAAATCGGTAAGTTTCGGTTAAAAATTTCAGGTGGCACGTTTTGAAAATCAGCGGGATCAAATGTCGGACGGCTTGCCATCCCTAAAATTTCTCCGTTGTTCGGATTCATCGCAATCGCAATCATTCCGTCAGGGCGATACGTCGCTTCCGCAATCGTTAGCTCGCGCTCTAAAATCGTTTGTACACGCGTATCAACTGTCAATTTTAAATCAAGTCCATCCACGGGTGGCGTGTACGCATCCGCCATCCCAGGCATGCGTTTTCCTTTCGCATCGGAATAAAATTGAACGGAACCCGGTTTTCCGCTTAGCTGTTTATCGTAGTAAAGTTCAAGTCCCATTAATCCTTGATTGTCAATACCTGCAAAGCCGAGTACATGTGATAAATAGCTCCCGAACGGATAATAACGCTTCGAATCTTCCGCAATGTATACTCCTTTCATCCCTAAATCGCGAATTTGTTTCGCTTGTTCGTTTGAAATTTTTCGCCCCTCTGGATGAATACGTTCAATCGACGTTTTTTTCGTCACATGTTTATACGCTTTTTCTACCGGCATATTTAATATGCGCGCAAGCTCTTTCGCTACTTCCGATGGGTTTTCGATTTGTCGTGGAACGACGAGCACGGATGGAGCACTCATATTTGTTGCGAGAGGCACTCCGTTACGATCGACGATTTCCCCACGCTCTGGTTCAAACGGAATGTTTCGACTCCATAAATCTTTCGCTCGTTCTGTTAACATATCTCCTAATACAAATTGCACATAACCGAGACGAATATCAATAATTGCAAAAATGAAAAATCCGATCAATAAAACGGCCGTCAATCGCTTTCGAACTGTTACTGCACGCATACAGCGGAACCTCCTTCATCTATTTCGGCTCGTTCCACTATATGCTTGTACCGTTTTATATAGAACTAATCGACTGGGCCGTCTATCTCTTGCTGTTCAGTGCTTGCTTGTTGTTTTTCATCGATGTCTGACGGTTTCGCAAGCTCAACGATGACGTAATCGTTTTGTTTTATCACCGCTCCTGGAGCGATATTTTGCCTAAATACGTATCCGCTTCCGATAAAGCTCGGTTTAAGTTGCAACAATTCAGCGAGCTTCATGACATCGCGCAACGACCAGCCTGTCACATCCGGCATGATCGCATCTCCGTCCGTTTGCAACAACACGCGATCTGGCGCAACGACGTATTCGCCTGCTTGTGGAAATTGGGCACGCACTTTCGTTCCCTTTCCGATGACCGTCACACGCAATCCTTGTTTTTTCAATGACTGTGTTGCTTGCTCTACCGACTGACCAATATACGAAGGAAGAGCGATGCTTTTTTCTTTTTTCACTTGTTTTTTCTTAACGGTCGGTTCAATGTTTAAATATTGTAAACTATTTTTCATCACCGAGTTAAAAATCATCGATACAGGTGCTGCCCCTGTTTCTGTATATGAAATGTTCGGTTGTTGCACAGCAACATACATAATTAAGCGCGGATTTTCACGCGGCGCCATCCCTAAAAATGAAAAAATGTGGTTTTGATGCCCAGTTAAATACCCGCCTTCTGGATCTGGGATTTGGGCTGTTCCTGTTTTTCCTGCGACGCGATAACCCTCAATTTGATACGGACGCCCTGTTCCTTTTTCAGATGTGACGACCGTTTCTAAAATGTCTAGTACTTTTTCAGCTGTTTCTTTTGGAATCGGTGTATCGACAACAACCGGTTCGTGCTTCATCACTGTTTTTCCTGTATCTCCGTCAACAATGCGGTCAACAACGTACGGTTTCATCATTTTTCCACCGTTTGCGATGGCGGTTGCTGCTTGAATTTGTTGAATCGGTGTGACTGACGTTCCTTGTCCGAATCCTGTCGTCACTTTTTCGATCGGATAACGATACAAAATGTTTCCAGCTTTTTCACCCGGCAATTCAATGCCTGTCGGTTCGTTAAAACGGAAACGATGCAAATATTGTAAAAAACGATCTTCCCCTAGTTTTTCACGCACAATTTTTGCGAATGCGACGTTTGACGAGCGCTGTACTCCCTCAAGAAACGTAATTTTCCCCCATCCGATTTTGTTATGGTCACGAACGCGATGAGAACCAATTTGATACGAACCGGATTGATACGTTTCATTCGGCTCAAACACCCCTTCATTCACCGCAGCGGCGAGCGTAAAAATTTTCATCGTCGATCCCGGTTCATATGGATACGAAATCGCATCGTTAAAATAGTTTTCGATGTTTCGTTTGTTCGGATCAAAACTCGGACGGGTGCTCATCGCTAAAATCGCCCCAGTTTTCGGGTCAGCGACAATGGCGATCATTTTTTTCGGTGTATATTGTTTTTCGACGGCATTCATCGCGTCTTCTAAAAACGTTTGAATATGTTTATCAATCGTCAAATAAATGTTTTTTCCGTTTTGCGGTGGAACGATTTGTTCATCTGCATATGGGAGTTTAAATCCTTTTGGGTCGCTTTCATACGTGATCTCTCCGTCTTTTTCTTTCAGCTGCTCATTAAACTGTTTTTCAATGCCCATTTTTCCTTCGACTTCGTTCGTCGCTTCATCTTTTTGCGCATAGCCGACGACGTATGAGGCAAACGTGCCGTTTGGATAAAATCGTTTTGAATCGCGTATAAACGTAATGCCTGGAAGCTGTAACGCCTCAATTTTTTGTTTCACCGTTTGGCTAATGCCGCGGCCGTTCGGGCCGAACTCAACTTGCTTCGCCTTCTTTTTTAAAATGCGCTCGACATCCGCTGCATTCATGTTTAATAGCGGCGCAAGTTTACGTGCGGTTTCTTCCGGATCGGTCACATGTTGCGGCATGTTCGGATCGAGAATGGCGGCCACTGTATACGAAGGAATGTCTTCAGCAATTACTTCTCCGCTTCGGTCGAAAATCGTTCCACGCTTCGCTTCAAGCGTTTGTTTTTTGAAATAACGTTTTTGTGCCTCGACCGCTAACACTTGTCCATCTACAACACCTGTAGCTTGTAAATAAACGAAACGTACAAACAATATAAAAAAGAGCAAGCTAAAAAAAACAAAACATATAGCTGCTCCTCTATGCGTATGTTTATGCTTTCTCATTTTGCATCAGTCCTGCACAACTTTTACGTTATTTTCGTTTAATGTAAGGCCAAGTTCTTTCGCTTTCGCTAAAATGCGCTCATACGTGCTTAACTCTTTCACTTGTACGTATAAATCGCGGTTTCGTTTTTCTTGCTCCTCAATGCTTGTTTGTAATTGTTGCACTTCTTTATTGACATGATAAATCGTAAATTGATTCGAAACGATTGTGACGCTACTATACAAAGCGAAGGCAAAAAACGAAACGAACACCATTTTTTCCCCAATCGTCCAACGTATATTTCGTTTTCGCTTTTTCTTTGGCGCGCGTTGGACGTGTTGTTCTTGTTGTACTTTTTGTACTTTTTGTTGAATGCGAACAGCAGCCATACATTTTCCCCCTTTTTACAGTTTTTCAGCAATGCGCAATTTTGCAGATCGTGCACGATGGTTATGTTGCAATTCTTCTTCAGACGGGACGATCGGTTTTTTTGTAATGATTTTTAATTTCGGCTTATATTCATCTGGAATGATCGGCAATCCCGGCGGCAAGTGCGGTGTTTCACTTGCTTGTTTAAATGCGATTTTGCAAATGCGATCTTCTAGCGAATGGAACGTAATGACGCTAATTCTTCCTCCGGGCTTTAATAGATCAATTGCTTGTTCAATCGCTTCTTCAAACGCGCGCAATTCGTCGTTGACTGCAATGCGAATCGCTTGGAACACGCGTTTGGCTGGATGTCCCCCTGTTCGACGCGCTGGTGCGGGAATCGCTTCTTTAATGACTTCTGCAAGTTCTGTTGTCGTTTCAATTGGCTTTTGCTTGCGTGTTTGCTCAATTTTACGAGCGATCGCTTTTGAAAATTTTTCTTCACCATATTGGAAAAAAATTTTCACGAGCTGTTCGTACGACCATGTGTTGACAACGTCGTATGCTGTCAACGTTTGGTCACGATCCATGCGCATATCGAGCGGTGCTTCATGTTGATAACTAAAGCCACGCTCAGGCATATCTAACTGCGGGGACGATACACCAAGATCAAACAAAATGCCGTCGACTTCATGCACACCGTAAAGCGCCAGCTGTTGTTTCAAATAGCGAAAGTTGCTTTTAATGATCGTAAACTGACCACGATATCGTTCAAGTCGCTGTTGCGCATGACGAATCGCGATATCATCTTGATCAAAGGCAAATAGTCTTCCTTCTGGCGATAATTGTGATAATAAATATTCGCTATGTCCAGCTCCCCCGAGCGTGCAATCTACATATGTACCATCTTTTTTAATATTTAATCCGTCAACTGTTTCCTTCAATAATACGGTTACGTGATGAAACAATGATGTCACCTACCTAAACAACATATACATAAAAAATGAGTGCAATTGTATTGTACCATCATTTCACAAAATTCACTACTTACTTCCGAACTATTCTATTGTACATAAAAAAAATCCTGTACGCGACAGGATTTTTTTATCGACGAAAATAGTTAAAGATATACAATTTTATGCATTCCGTTCCAACGATAATCGACATGAAGCAGACGATCCACAAAGTCTAAGCCGTAGCGATTCATA comes from Anoxybacillus flavithermus and encodes:
- the mraY gene encoding phospho-N-acetylmuramoyl-pentapeptide-transferase — translated: MNEKVILFTAGLAFIITVVLSPIFIPFLRRLKFGQSIREEGPKSHQKKSGTPTMGGLMILLSLSITTWIMSDIFFERTAHTYMLLFVTVGYGLLGFIDDFIKVVMKRNLGLTSKQKLAGQLLIALVFYFFFQRYSMSTVVSIPGTDVSIDLGVAYVLLIIFMLVGGSNAVNLTDGLDGLLAGTAAIAFGAYAVLAWNQGQYDIAIFSVAVVGAVLGFLVFNAHPAKVFMGDTGSLALGGAIVTIAILTKLEILLVIIGGVFVIETLSVIIQVISFKTTGKRVFRMSPIHHHYELIGWSEWRVVVTFWAVGLLFAILGIYIEVWV
- the rsmH gene encoding 16S rRNA (cytosine(1402)-N(4))-methyltransferase RsmH; its protein translation is MFHHVTVLLKETVDGLNIKKDGTYVDCTLGGAGHSEYLLSQLSPEGRLFAFDQDDIAIRHAQQRLERYRGQFTIIKSNFRYLKQQLALYGVHEVDGILFDLGVSSPQLDMPERGFSYQHEAPLDMRMDRDQTLTAYDVVNTWSYEQLVKIFFQYGEEKFSKAIARKIEQTRKQKPIETTTELAEVIKEAIPAPARRTGGHPAKRVFQAIRIAVNDELRAFEEAIEQAIDLLKPGGRISVITFHSLEDRICKIAFKQASETPHLPPGLPIIPDEYKPKLKIITKKPIVPSEEELQHNHRARSAKLRIAEKL
- the ftsL gene encoding cell division protein FtsL — encoded protein: MAAVRIQQKVQKVQQEQHVQRAPKKKRKRNIRWTIGEKMVFVSFFAFALYSSVTIVSNQFTIYHVNKEVQQLQTSIEEQEKRNRDLYVQVKELSTYERILAKAKELGLTLNENNVKVVQD
- the spoVE gene encoding stage V sporulation protein E, with product MIITFSLLAIGLVMVYSASAIWADYKFHDSFFFAKRQLLFAGVGIVAMFFFMNIDYWTWRTWAKVLLIVCFILLILVLIPGIGMVRNGSRSWIGVGAFSIQPSEFMKMAMIAFLAKYLSENQKKIASFKQGLLPSLTLVFIAFGMIMLQPDLGTGTVMVGTCVVMIFVAGARMSHFVLLGLLGLAGFAGLVLSAPYRIKRITSFLNPWEDPLGSGFQIIQSLYAIGPGGLFGLGLGQSRQKFFYLPEPQTDFIFAILAEELGFIGGSLVLLLFSLLLWRGIRIALGAPDLYGSFLAVGIIAMVAIQVMINIGVVTGLMPVTGITLPFLSYGGSSLTLMLMAIGVLLNISRYARY
- a CDS encoding UDP-N-acetylmuramoyl-L-alanyl-D-glutamate--2,6-diaminopimelate ligase; its protein translation is MKLQTLLQHLHSFTPLATENPTITSIEMDSREVKQGSLFVCIKGFTVDGHDFAEQAVARGAVAVVAEKPLALPVPVIYVNDSRRALAVLADAFYGQPTHHLHLIGVTGTNGKTTTTHLIERICRHAGKKTGLIGTINMKIGDDTYDVKNTTPESLILQNMFRKMVDAHVDVVAMEVSSHALHMGRVHGCDFDVAVFTNLTQDHLDYHQTMDHYRWSKGLLFAQLGNRFDHRRPKFAILNADDAASEEYKKSTAATVVTYGIHHKSDIMAKQIEITTSGTTFQLVTPIETVQVRTKLIGMFNVYNLLAAVGACLVSNIPLSTIVEAIADIEGVPGRFEVVDAGQPFTVIVDYAHTPDSLENVLQTIRQFAKKRVFVVVGCGGDRDRTKRPLMAQIAVKYGDVPIFTSDNPRSEDPMAILNDMKQGVTEDVICIVDRKEAITYAIEQAEKDDIILIAGKGHETYQIIGKDVFHFDDRVVAREAIQRRKDK
- the murD gene encoding UDP-N-acetylmuramoyl-L-alanine--D-glutamate ligase; amino-acid sequence: MYNGKKVFVLGLAKSGFAAAKRLRELGADVVVNDRNEPSEQDKRELEALGIRLVCGGHPLELLDEPFDVVVKNPGIPYSNALVQKALGKQIPVITEVEIAYETSKAPIIGITGSNGKTTTTTLIYHMLQEAKRWPLIAGNIGTVACEVAKRATKDDVIVMELSSFQLLGTIRFRPHIAVLLNIFDAHLDYHGTKEAYAEAKGNIFKNQTETDYAVVNADDPIVMQLAKKSRAQHVPFSATTPLSYGATVKEGAIYFHDERIIDVTDVALRGAHNIENILAAVAATKLAGADNEAIRRVLTTFTGVPHRLQFVAEINGRKFYNDSKATNILATQKALSAFHEPVILLAGGLDRGNEFDELLPYFKHVKAVITFGQTAPKIERVAREAGIQQLKRVDNVEQAAFAAYEWSSPGDIILLSPACASWDQYKTFEQRGDMFVHAVHKLK
- a CDS encoding stage V sporulation protein D yields the protein MRAVTVRKRLTAVLLIGFFIFAIIDIRLGYVQFVLGDMLTERAKDLWSRNIPFEPERGEIVDRNGVPLATNMSAPSVLVVPRQIENPSEVAKELARILNMPVEKAYKHVTKKTSIERIHPEGRKISNEQAKQIRDLGMKGVYIAEDSKRYYPFGSYLSHVLGFAGIDNQGLMGLELYYDKQLSGKPGSVQFYSDAKGKRMPGMADAYTPPVDGLDLKLTVDTRVQTILERELTIAEATYRPDGMIAIAMNPNNGEILGMASRPTFDPADFQNVPPEIFNRNLPIWSTYEPGSTFKIITLAAALEEKKVDLLKEHFYDPGHVKVAGATLHCWKRGGHGDQTFLEVVQNSCNPGFVELGDRLGKDKLFEYIRAFGFGEKTGIDLQGEGKGILFPLHRVGPVEQATTAFGQGVAVTPIQQVVAVAAAVNGGILYQPYIAKEWLDPVTGEVIQRQTPKAKRRVISEETSKQIRYALESVVAQGTGKGAFVDGYRVGGKTGTAQKAKDGQYLKDNHIVSFIGFAPADDPQIVVYVAVDNPKGTVQFGGVVAAPIVGNIMEDSLRALGVKPRKQQIEKETTWLDPRYVEVPNLIGLTKKDLQQQLFNLKLDGSGEGDTVVEQAPKPGVKVKEGATIRVYFGTKR
- a CDS encoding penicillin-binding protein — translated: MRKHKHTHRGAAICFVFFSLLFFILFVRFVYLQATGVVDGQVLAVEAQKRYFKKQTLEAKRGTIFDRSGEVIAEDIPSYTVAAILDPNMPQHVTDPEETARKLAPLLNMNAADVERILKKKAKQVEFGPNGRGISQTVKQKIEALQLPGITFIRDSKRFYPNGTFASYVVGYAQKDEATNEVEGKMGIEKQFNEQLKEKDGEITYESDPKGFKLPYADEQIVPPQNGKNIYLTIDKHIQTFLEDAMNAVEKQYTPKKMIAIVADPKTGAILAMSTRPSFDPNKRNIENYFNDAISYPYEPGSTMKIFTLAAAVNEGVFEPNETYQSGSYQIGSHRVRDHNKIGWGKITFLEGVQRSSNVAFAKIVREKLGEDRFLQYLHRFRFNEPTGIELPGEKAGNILYRYPIEKVTTGFGQGTSVTPIQQIQAATAIANGGKMMKPYVVDRIVDGDTGKTVMKHEPVVVDTPIPKETAEKVLDILETVVTSEKGTGRPYQIEGYRVAGKTGTAQIPDPEGGYLTGHQNHIFSFLGMAPRENPRLIMYVAVQQPNISYTETGAAPVSMIFNSVMKNSLQYLNIEPTVKKKQVKKEKSIALPSYIGQSVEQATQSLKKQGLRVTVIGKGTKVRAQFPQAGEYVVAPDRVLLQTDGDAIMPDVTGWSLRDVMKLAELLQLKPSFIGSGYVFRQNIAPGAVIKQNDYVIVELAKPSDIDEKQQASTEQQEIDGPVD